The genomic window TCATGCCCGTGACCGCCTTGCCCCTGTCTAGCATGCGTGTCAGGAAATTGTCGAAGCCGTACCGCGCCAGGAGCTCCAGCGTTCGTGGCTGAAGTACCAAAGCGCGGCTGTATGGAGAGCGCTCCGGCTCGCGGTCGATGATGCGGAACTTGACCCGCTTCCCCTGGTGCCCGTGCTGTTGCAAGGCCAGCTCAAGCGCCAGGGTCAGACCTGTCGGGCCTGCCCCGATGATGAGAACGTCAAGTTCCTCAGTTTCCATGGCTTCTTTGTGTCTTTGTTCGTACgtacttgcttgcttgctacaCCAAACAGCCTGGCCTTCCGGTGTGTTTCAGTACCAGTTTAGCGCAGCCACCTCACCCAACTGGCAAGTGTACATGTCCGCGTCGTATTATAATGTCCCGAGGTTTGACACTAGGATATTCTTGGTCCCTTGTGGCACACCATTTGGTAAGTCTCGGTCATTGTTTCATTTTCGGACGAGGTATCAAGGCTTCAGACGACGTTTGTATGTATGTCCGCACGTACATGTGCGAAGTCCTGCATACGAGGGGAAGCAAGATGGACTGGGGTTTCTCAAACAACAGATGACTTCCTAAACGTCGTATGTGTTACGTGAGTGCTGAACATGGTCAAAGGAAGAGGGACACGATGCGGATGAGGCCGGCCGAAAGTTCCTCGCTAAGCGAGCATCGTGCAATGAACCAGTAATAAACACTGGATATGGATCAGGTTTGATGTAAGTTTTCAGTAAAAGTGACCTTGAGTAAGGTATGGTGCGAGACAAAGAAGCTTATGAATATCAATGCTGTTTAGGTTATGGGTATTAATCTCACCCTTTCGGATTTGCATCGCAGGACGGATTCTGCAGGGGCTCTGAAAGGCGCTCAACTCAAACACATTCATTCAATGTTGATTCGTGCATACTATGGAAACCTGCTAGTGCAAGATTACTAAATCATAGGAGAATATTACCAACTTATTGTACAAGTGATTACACAGTGAAAGAAATACCAACACTTGACCGTGATTTTCTCATCTCCTGCGATGTTTTGGGCCGATCTTCTCTTTGCCATCCATCCATGGCCTAAGGACCTCAGGAATGGTGACCGTCATGGAGTCCTCATCCCATCCATTCTCCAGGATAGCAGCCAAGACGCGGGGCACAGCAAGTGCGGTGCCGTTGACTGTCCACGGATAAGTCATCTTTCCGGCAACGCGCACCCTAGTAGCGAGCCGACGAGTCTGATAGTCGGTACAGATACTGGCCGAAGTAACTTCACCCCAACCGTCATCCCGCAACAGCCTGCGGGATGGGAAAAATGCCTCAATGTCATTCTTGCGCGTTGCTGAGGCCCCGAGGTCAGTAGATGGCATCTCGAGCACGCGGCAGCTGAGTCCCAGGGCCCCTAGGATTTCGGTTTGTATATCGAGCATCTCGTCAAAGACATCCAACGTTTCGGACTCGTCGGGTGAGGTCCACGCGAACATTTCCACCTTGGTAAACTCGTGTACTCGATAGAGGCCCTTGGTATCCACACCACGTGCGCCGGCCTCGGCGCGGTAGCAGCGAGACACAGCCACGCGACGCATTGAGAGCTCCGACTCCTCGAGCTGTGTGTCGGCCTTCATGCCGGCAAGAGGAATCTCTGCCGTGGCAGCCAAGCATAGTTCGGGCCGTCCTCGCTCGGCGTCAGATGCAGACTGCGCCAAGTTGTAGATCTGAGTCTCCCCGTTATGATCACGGGGCTGGAAGCCGCACGCACCAGCGATATGGGAATAAACTATCGATGGCGGGCTAACCTGCGTCCAGCCATGGCGGGTGGCAACTGCCAGAGCGTACTGCACCAAGGCTTGCTCCAGAGCCGCGCCCTCGCCCACCAGATAGTACCATCCCCAGCCCGACGCCGTTGCCGCGCCTGCAAAGTCCATTATGCCCAGTTCTGAACCTATGTGGACATGTGAGCGCCATACTCGGTCTGACTTGCCAGTCGACTCCAGCAGTGCGGTCGGGTCATCATTCTCGACATTGATGTAGCTCAAAACGAGGGGTTCGCTGCCTCGTGGAGTACTTGTACTAGTCAAGTTGGGCAGCGCCAGGCCAAGACTATGCATCTCATCTTCCAACCTTGCCTCGGAATCTTCAATGGATGATAGCTGGTCCTtcagccgtttgccttcttcTAGCAACTCCTCGCGGGACATGTTCGTCAGATCCTGGAATCGCGGGTCTGGTGCCTCGGTAAGGGAAGCTGATGGGTTGGCCAGTTGGCGGCGCAGCAGATTGGAGCGCTCGCGGAGGGTGCGACCCTCACGTTGCCGTTCGTGCCATTGCTCGAAAAGGGCATTGATGCGTACTGGATACGTGCTCTGGGACTTGTAATTCCTTTCAACGCAGTTTTGTTCATACAGTGCTGGGTTCTGGCGGATATGCTTGAGGTCGATAACGGCCTTGGGTGCGATGGTAGGGCGGAATGGCGCAGCGGGAGGCTGTTGGGAATTTAAGTCGGCGGCTTCAAGTGGTTGAGCTGCTGCGGATATTGGGCTGGTATTGTGAAATAGTCTGTAGTTTGGGACGAGACACCTCGTCGCCTGTCGAGGCAACCTCGATACTTGACGAGATAGTCTCctcatttcttttttattactTTTTACAAGAGGTGAGTCGCAGATTGCCTAGGTGGTTGTGTGGTCAAAGGCTATGGCTCGGTAGAGGCGCGATGGCCTGTGACCATTATGCATCTAGGGAATGTATGCTTGTTTGATTTTTTGTATCCTGTTTCGATCGTCACTTTGTAATGACATCCTCATTGACATACCTAAATGGCATCGTTGCGGGAAGTTCAACGCCAAAGAAAACGCCTATCAACCTAAGATAAGGTCCCCACTCCCAGTGCGCCTGGTTGGGATTGACGTGCattagcggctgctgctatGGAAGTGGAGCCGAGTTTGCAGCTAAGGTACTTCGTAACTTACGAAGTACGGTAATTACCCAGGTTCCGATGATGGCTGGATCCTAGAATTGACAGGGTACACGATAAGATATTactcgctttttttttttttttttttttttttttttttttttttttggggggggggggcggtgACGCACGGCGCAAAGTCGGCCCCGCCCAAAATTTGGATTCAGCTAGGAGGAGCCGAGGAGGTATGCGACAGTAAAGGCATCCATGCCAAAGCCAAGGTGCCGACCTATTTGACGGGGTCTTGAAGAAGTTCTTGTGCCATTGGCAACCGGAGAAACCTTACTACTCCTAGTACTTAGTCTCGGCGATTAAATGCGCTGACCACTCTCTAATTGATCCCCCCAACCAAGGCCAGTTTTTAGGAAGAAGGACAAAGGCGCAATATGTTCTACAACAGATACGTACCGCCACCAAAGGCAGGCGCGGCTAAAGTCGAGCCACCCGCTCCCGCCTCGCCGGCACCAGCTTCCGCCGTTCAGTCTTCCGCCATAAGTCAACCTCGGAAAATTGTCTTTGATGACCATGACCAGGTTCCAAAGACTACTACTTCTACAAAAACTGTCAAGTCGACAGAGGCAGAGACCAGGGAAAATGAGGACGagccgaggaggaagagggcaAAGATAGAGTCTCCATCGCCTGAAGACATccggcaaaaaaagaagtccAGAAAGTCAAAATTTGCCCATGATGGGCCGGATCCAGTAGTTTCGAAGTTGGACGACGCCGAAAAAAAGGGATCTCAAAGTGCAGCGGAAACAGAAGCCGCTGCCACACCTCTCAAATCGGCGTTGAAGACACCAAAATCTAATAATGGTCTTGATGAAAGCGGACAACTTCCCACCAACATTGACTTGGCCGTCGAGCTCGCTTCAGCAACCCCAGACGATaagaggaaaaagaagaagaggttcAAGGGAGATGTTGAGATGAAGGATGTTGATGAAGAGCGTGTAATGGATCAACCGCCTGATGAAGTTGCAGCCGCGACGAGGCACAAGTCCATTCTCAAGAAGAAGGATACATCTTTAAGGAAAGCAGCAAAATTACCCACAGATGCCCAGGGTGGTGGCAAACCTGCCACCGAAGACCTTCCGACCCAACCTCTTGAACAACTGCAACTAGACCAAGAAGCAGCCGAGGTTCATGGCCTCAAGCCTCTTCCCCAGCCAGTTCCTGCAGTGGCTAGTCAAGTTGAGTTGACTTATGACACGCTACCGCTGTGGCTGCAAAGTCCCTTATACGTCTCGTCGGGGACCCAAGCCGAATGGGCGAGTCTGGGTCTGAGGCCAGAACTGGGCATCTCCCCAGAGATTGCCAGCCAACTAGCTTTGAAGGGATACCCGGGTGCTTTTGCAGTCCAGACGGCAGCAATTCCCAGGCTACTACCAAGACCGGACAGGCAGGGCGATCTTGTGATTTCTGCAGCTACAGGGTCAGGCAAGACATTGGCTTATGTTCTTCCCATGATACGAGACATCAGCTTGGGTGCAGTTACAAAGCTCAGGGCTCTGATTGTCGTCCCGACGCGTGAACTGGTGCAGCAGGTCCACGAAGTCTGCAACATTTGCGCCGCTGCCTATGCCCGCCAGCCCAATCGAAAGACTGTCAGGATTGGCACCGCTGTTGGAAACCAAGCCTTCAAGAAAGAGCAAGAGAAACTGATGGATAAAGACCGACGGTATGATCCCGAGGGTTATGCACGTCTGGTTCAATCGCGCCAGTGGGAGAACGTCAGGAAACAGGATATTGATGACCCATCATTTGATATGTTCGAATTGGCA from Pyricularia oryzae 70-15 chromosome 4, whole genome shotgun sequence includes these protein-coding regions:
- a CDS encoding ATP-dependent RNA helicase dbp6; its protein translation is MFYNRYVPPPKAGAAKVEPPAPASPAPASAVQSSAISQPRKIVFDDHDQVPKTTTSTKTVKSTEAETRENEDEPRRKRAKIESPSPEDIRQKKKSRKSKFAHDGPDPVVSKLDDAEKKGSQSAAETEAAATPLKSALKTPKSNNGLDESGQLPTNIDLAVELASATPDDKRKKKKRFKGDVEMKDVDEERVMDQPPDEVAAATRHKSILKKKDTSLRKAAKLPTDAQGGGKPATEDLPTQPLEQLQLDQEAAEVHGLKPLPQPVPAVASQVELTYDTLPLWLQSPLYVSSGTQAEWASLGLRPELGISPEIASQLALKGYPGAFAVQTAAIPRLLPRPDRQGDLVISAATGSGKTLAYVLPMIRDISLGAVTKLRALIVVPTRELVQQVHEVCNICAAAYARQPNRKTVRIGTAVGNQAFKKEQEKLMDKDRRYDPEGYARLVQSRQWENVRKQDIDDPSFDMFELAETPLPLVNHVDHLVSKVDILICTPGRLVEHIERTPGFNLDYVRWLVVDEADKLLEQSYQQWLDVVMEKLSTNKPGCRDFMFQNKSGVRKVILSATMTRNVSLLNKLNLRRPEMIVLESVTAVPTSASGPTTDIAGVSAEASSYELALPSQLLEFAIKVRDPEQKPMYLVDLLSSDHVRSRSPTKQVVNDNGSDTSSSDDSDTSSDATSDSESDSDSDSEAESGKRSASKPPVEDSAIDSVLIFTKSNESALRLSRLLEIIAPRQVASCIGTLTSTTRTSERKKVINQYKSGKLRILVASDLVARGLDLPNLDHVVNYDMPPSVRTYVHRVGRTARAGRAGRAWTFFTKTEAGWFFAEIASSKSKPGVPAAGRYEDHVGIHRSNKVETVKVSGRRTGEDLKKGPPGDFGEARIAEYEQALEALGKEARGQ
- a CDS encoding seryl-tRNA synthetase; translated protein: MHVNPNQAHWEWGPYLRLIGVFFGVELPATMPFSPISAAAQPLEAADLNSQQPPAAPFRPTIAPKAVIDLKHIRQNPALYEQNCVERNYKSQSTYPVRINALFEQWHERQREGRTLRERSNLLRRQLANPSASLTEAPDPRFQDLTNMSREELLEEGKRLKDQLSSIEDSEARLEDEMHSLGLALPNLTSTSTPRGSEPLVLSYINVENDDPTALLESTGKSDRVWRSHVHIGSELGIMDFAGAATASGWGWYYLVGEGAALEQALVQYALAVATRHGWTQVSPPSIVYSHIAGACGFQPRDHNGETQIYNLAQSASDAERGRPELCLAATAEIPLAGMKADTQLEESELSMRRVAVSRCYRAEAGARGVDTKGLYRVHEFTKVEMFAWTSPDESETLDVFDEMLDIQTEILGALGLSCRVLEMPSTDLGASATRKNDIEAFFPSRRLLRDDGWGEVTSASICTDYQTRRLATRVRVAGKMTYPWTVNGTALAVPRVLAAILENGWDEDSMTVTIPEVLRPWMDGKEKIGPKHRRR